In the genome of bacterium, one region contains:
- a CDS encoding UvrD-helicase domain-containing protein codes for MMIQQPQERPSPVPDHLRIEVVRDGPLASVTMDSLREALENPEAAGWVKPHLLSRLHHVSQQLQKGFDPARSRALLFSRTRKDTARHAEVLRQFLAKGGARLAVGIFHAGLPSEERLEIYEQFLKGELQVLVSTKAFGMGMDIPNIHFLAHLDLPTTLEDYLQEIGRAGRDRRLLREAGYSTEQPISCWLYYSQDEVNRARGFHRRGRLHWRDLQTVLSALLDFSRRIHGRLHKGRLVIPLSARALLPSSKLDDTKLRVALHWLERLQRIKLGCFFPPFLSFRLGPRRLSGDSPLARLQQVVRQSAQTRGHVQVNSNDLIRAAGSGELGELFRLIQEGERQDCFALLNEAMVTLSLEHDEAERVWCAEHASLPFSACVPFTLALSLNRQVESQDLILERDELRLRLRQAAQDQAEEVDWSWLRGLPAEAQARRKQSWRERQMRLIPQQVGPLLRLLRHRGGLRVESTFDAERGVQIALSRHLGGLTKALPELEDLCRRVMPDLLGMKRTGQAKILSTWLTELRCTLPDLESALGYLAACGLTGGEPLLGRSIELDLLDTRPIEPGGASTGEAADQVVANDFEEQLRLGEYRLASLDLAAHLDPAEQRSFFHDFFECASADELLDCLQRRLLDPALRQRWEAQGLADEMAKLLHAAQGHLVEATLTELGNAEQRQAITHPPGGAVLISAGPGSGKTHILSLRCAWLLLEKECRPQDLLVLAYNRAVVLEIRHRLAALFLKLGIRGEAERVPVHTLHGYAGLVLGPPARFAEPEIFQRLLEEAQARRPEWLSHWEGQGWVRRDGKGWRPAAKLLVERPDPDQARKTICGVKPPVELWIPWAAWELERQPARLVAKEILLDEMQDLTRPRLELLQVLAKGARGSLFAVGDPDQSIYGHERAALGESPAPEPLIEALEQSLAAMDKPPTSLTLATNYRCSSTVLAEAWQRRGRRGSAPQKARHKGGDVHVLPGDPHDPAQVLGSLYPLLGTTKSKGEPLARIGVLFRTNAELGLTLAALERDTRFQNLSSQMGSLEILTDQAYAHFEHAREWLHVRALLADLPEVTDAMGVAECISRDRKAQRDRQADWDQRALRTGRRLARGLARNLGDPIRRDDLLSAADELAAQPDGLLQALQLWPSDQDEEKAPVQEVLLGTIHRAKGLQYDAVVLAPSAMKLGTSPDELEEERRVAYVACTRAARRLIVIEGPREQALAAGTAFASSRRLPPVLASLEDVDLSGLVRRGVHADAEDLAAHQRLLHDRLPHGQALVLQGKSLLAEIDGRRLEVGQVSRAYREQLSDYLAGFGQPADTPCTGLRVAAVIRRELTREGLEFRPDAEVQRRGFYWLVVPAGVPQPVPSQSLTPRPA; via the coding sequence ATGATGATCCAGCAGCCCCAGGAACGCCCCTCGCCCGTGCCCGATCATTTGCGCATCGAGGTGGTGCGGGACGGCCCCCTCGCCTCCGTCACGATGGACAGCCTCCGCGAGGCGCTGGAAAACCCCGAGGCGGCAGGCTGGGTCAAGCCCCACCTGTTGAGCCGCCTGCATCATGTCTCCCAACAGCTTCAGAAGGGCTTCGACCCCGCGAGGAGCCGCGCCCTGCTCTTCTCCCGCACCCGCAAGGACACGGCCCGGCATGCCGAAGTGCTCCGCCAGTTCCTGGCCAAGGGCGGTGCGCGCCTCGCCGTGGGCATCTTCCATGCCGGACTGCCCAGCGAAGAGCGCCTGGAGATTTATGAGCAGTTCCTCAAGGGCGAGCTGCAGGTGCTCGTCTCCACCAAGGCCTTCGGCATGGGCATGGACATCCCCAACATCCATTTCCTGGCCCATCTGGACCTGCCCACCACCCTGGAGGACTACCTGCAGGAGATCGGGCGGGCCGGCCGCGATCGGCGCCTGCTGCGTGAGGCAGGCTACTCAACGGAGCAGCCCATTTCCTGCTGGCTCTATTACAGTCAGGATGAGGTGAACCGCGCCCGCGGTTTTCACCGCAGGGGCCGCCTGCACTGGCGCGATCTGCAGACCGTCCTCTCCGCACTGCTTGATTTCTCGCGCCGGATCCATGGCCGGCTGCACAAGGGGCGACTGGTGATCCCGCTCTCCGCCCGCGCCCTTTTGCCCAGTTCCAAGCTGGACGACACCAAGCTGCGCGTGGCCCTGCACTGGCTGGAACGCTTGCAGCGCATCAAGCTGGGCTGCTTCTTTCCGCCCTTCCTTTCCTTTCGATTGGGCCCGCGCCGCTTGAGCGGGGACAGCCCGCTGGCCCGCTTGCAGCAGGTCGTGCGGCAGTCCGCCCAGACCCGCGGCCACGTCCAGGTCAATTCCAACGATCTCATCCGCGCAGCGGGATCGGGCGAGCTGGGCGAGCTGTTCCGGCTGATTCAGGAGGGCGAACGGCAGGACTGCTTCGCGCTGCTGAACGAGGCGATGGTCACCTTGTCGCTGGAACACGATGAGGCGGAGCGGGTGTGGTGCGCCGAGCATGCCTCCCTGCCCTTCTCGGCCTGCGTCCCCTTCACCTTGGCGCTGTCCCTCAACCGGCAGGTGGAGAGCCAGGACCTCATCCTGGAGCGCGACGAACTCCGCCTGCGCCTCAGGCAGGCGGCGCAGGACCAGGCGGAGGAGGTGGACTGGTCCTGGCTGCGGGGCTTGCCGGCGGAAGCGCAGGCCAGACGGAAGCAGTCCTGGCGGGAGCGCCAAATGCGTCTGATCCCCCAGCAAGTGGGTCCGCTCCTGCGCCTGTTGAGACACCGCGGGGGCCTCCGGGTGGAATCCACCTTCGACGCCGAACGCGGGGTGCAGATCGCCCTTAGTCGCCACCTGGGAGGATTGACCAAGGCCCTGCCCGAGTTGGAGGATCTCTGCCGGCGCGTGATGCCCGATCTCCTTGGGATGAAGCGGACCGGCCAGGCCAAGATCCTCTCCACCTGGTTGACCGAGCTGCGCTGCACGCTGCCGGACCTGGAGAGCGCGCTGGGCTACCTGGCCGCATGTGGCCTGACGGGCGGCGAGCCCCTGCTCGGCCGTTCCATCGAGCTGGACCTGCTGGACACGCGCCCGATCGAGCCGGGGGGCGCGTCGACAGGAGAGGCCGCCGACCAGGTGGTCGCGAACGATTTTGAGGAGCAGCTGCGCCTGGGCGAATATCGCCTGGCAAGTCTGGACCTGGCCGCCCACCTGGATCCCGCGGAGCAGCGCAGCTTCTTCCACGATTTCTTTGAGTGTGCATCCGCCGACGAGCTGCTGGACTGCCTGCAGCGCCGCTTGCTGGACCCCGCCCTGCGGCAGCGCTGGGAGGCGCAGGGTCTTGCGGACGAAATGGCCAAGCTGCTGCACGCCGCACAAGGGCACCTGGTCGAGGCGACCTTGACAGAGCTGGGCAATGCCGAGCAGCGCCAGGCCATTACGCATCCTCCCGGCGGCGCGGTGCTGATTTCGGCAGGTCCGGGGAGCGGCAAGACCCACATCCTCAGCCTGCGCTGCGCCTGGCTGCTGCTGGAGAAGGAGTGCAGACCGCAGGACCTGCTGGTGCTGGCCTACAACCGGGCCGTGGTGCTGGAGATCCGACACCGCCTGGCCGCGCTCTTTCTCAAGCTGGGCATCCGCGGCGAGGCGGAGCGCGTGCCCGTGCACACCCTGCACGGCTACGCCGGCCTGGTGCTGGGGCCACCGGCACGCTTCGCTGAACCAGAGATCTTCCAACGCCTCCTGGAAGAGGCCCAGGCCCGGCGTCCAGAGTGGCTGTCCCACTGGGAAGGGCAAGGTTGGGTGCGTCGGGATGGCAAGGGCTGGCGGCCGGCCGCCAAGCTGTTGGTTGAGCGGCCGGACCCCGATCAGGCTCGCAAGACGATTTGTGGTGTGAAGCCGCCGGTGGAACTGTGGATCCCCTGGGCCGCCTGGGAACTGGAACGCCAGCCCGCTCGGCTGGTGGCGAAGGAGATCCTGCTGGATGAGATGCAGGACCTGACGCGACCACGTCTGGAACTTCTGCAAGTGCTGGCCAAAGGAGCCCGGGGATCGCTCTTCGCGGTGGGTGATCCGGACCAGTCCATCTATGGCCACGAACGGGCGGCGCTGGGTGAGTCCCCGGCCCCCGAACCTTTGATCGAGGCGCTGGAGCAATCCCTGGCGGCCATGGACAAGCCACCCACATCGCTCACGCTCGCCACCAACTACCGCTGCAGCTCGACGGTGCTGGCGGAAGCCTGGCAGCGGCGAGGTCGGAGGGGAAGCGCACCCCAGAAGGCCCGGCACAAGGGAGGCGATGTCCACGTGCTGCCGGGCGATCCTCATGACCCGGCCCAGGTGCTGGGTTCCCTCTATCCCCTGCTTGGGACAACCAAGAGCAAGGGTGAGCCGCTGGCCCGCATCGGCGTGCTCTTCCGCACCAACGCCGAGCTGGGCTTGACCCTGGCCGCCCTGGAGCGGGACACGCGCTTCCAGAACCTGAGCAGTCAGATGGGCTCGTTGGAGATCCTGACCGATCAGGCCTATGCCCACTTCGAGCATGCGCGGGAGTGGCTGCATGTGCGGGCGCTGCTGGCGGACCTGCCGGAAGTAACGGATGCGATGGGCGTGGCCGAGTGCATCAGCAGGGACCGAAAAGCCCAGCGCGATCGGCAGGCGGACTGGGATCAACGAGCCCTGCGCACAGGGCGACGCCTGGCGCGGGGTCTGGCGCGCAACCTGGGAGATCCCATCCGGCGGGACGACTTGTTGTCGGCCGCCGATGAGCTGGCCGCCCAGCCCGACGGGCTCCTGCAGGCCCTGCAGCTCTGGCCGTCCGACCAGGATGAAGAGAAGGCTCCTGTGCAGGAGGTGCTGCTGGGCACGATCCATCGCGCCAAGGGTCTTCAATACGACGCGGTGGTGCTGGCGCCTTCCGCCATGAAACTGGGCACCAGCCCCGATGAGCTGGAGGAAGAGCGTCGGGTGGCCTATGTGGCCTGCACGCGAGCCGCGCGCCGCTTGATCGTGATCGAGGGGCCGCGCGAACAGGCCCTGGCCGCCGGCACGGCCTTTGCATCCAGTCGCCGCCTCCCACCTGTGCTGGCCTCCCTGGAAGACGTGGATTTGAGTGGCCTGGTGCGCCGGGGCGTCCATGCCGATGCGGAGGACCTGGCGGCCCACCAGCGCCTCCTCCACGACCGGCTGCCCCATGGTCAGGCTTTGGTGCTGCAAGGGAAGAGCCTGTTGGCCGAGATCGACGGCCGACGCCTGGAGGTGGGGCAGGTCTCCAGGGCCTATCGGGAGCAGCTGAGCGACTACCTGGCTGGTTTTGGCCAACCCGCCGACACACCTTGCACCGGCCTGCGCGTGGCGGCGGTGATCCGCCGGGAGCTGACGAGGGAAGGCCTGGAGTTCCGTCCGGATGCGGAGGTGCAGCGGCGGGGCTTCTATTGGCTGGTGGTGCCGGCGGGTGTGCCACAGCCGGTCCCTTCACAGTCCTTGACTCCTCGTCCGGCCTAG
- a CDS encoding ATP-binding protein: MKAEAQTTGWAWLASGPALLWLWAPILAISMTHLLTPASVDWLHDVLRRLYYVPIIGAAFLFGLRGSVVAALASTLLYLPHAFLMAGMQDSMLHQDPTGTANKVLEVLLYNVVGLVTGLLAEREHRSRLEVERKIEQMLALEQQLVRSGRLQALGQLTAGLAHEIRNPLASLKTAVTIVSDEIPTTSPRRRFVEILGKELDRLDALLTRFLAFARPGQVNLVEVDLALVMERAKELVHAQAELRGVRLEAETNGPALVRGDLDQLTQVLLNVLLNAIQFSRPKSRVRVRREEQVLPHGHYQVISILDEGPGIAPDQLERIFDPFFTSRADGTGLGLSIASRLMDEHGGYIDVANRPEGGARIQLYLPGHKA, from the coding sequence ATGAAGGCCGAAGCTCAGACCACGGGCTGGGCTTGGCTGGCCTCCGGCCCGGCATTGTTGTGGCTGTGGGCGCCCATCCTGGCCATCAGCATGACGCACCTCCTGACGCCGGCCTCCGTGGACTGGCTGCATGATGTGCTCCGACGCCTCTACTACGTGCCAATCATCGGCGCGGCCTTCCTCTTCGGGCTGCGCGGGTCGGTCGTGGCCGCACTGGCCTCCACCCTGCTCTACCTGCCCCACGCCTTCTTGATGGCCGGCATGCAGGACTCCATGCTGCATCAGGACCCCACCGGCACGGCCAACAAGGTGCTGGAAGTCCTGCTTTACAACGTGGTGGGGCTGGTCACGGGTCTGCTTGCTGAACGCGAGCATCGCTCCCGGCTGGAGGTCGAGCGCAAGATCGAGCAGATGCTGGCGCTGGAGCAGCAGCTGGTCCGTTCCGGGAGATTGCAGGCGTTGGGGCAATTGACCGCAGGCTTGGCCCATGAGATCCGCAATCCACTGGCTTCGCTCAAGACGGCCGTCACGATCGTTTCCGATGAGATTCCCACGACCTCGCCACGGCGACGTTTCGTCGAGATCCTGGGCAAGGAGCTGGACCGCTTGGACGCCCTGCTCACCCGCTTCCTTGCCTTTGCGCGTCCCGGGCAGGTGAATTTGGTGGAGGTTGATCTGGCCCTGGTGATGGAAAGAGCGAAGGAACTTGTCCACGCCCAGGCCGAGCTGCGTGGTGTCCGCCTGGAAGCCGAGACGAATGGTCCGGCCCTTGTTCGGGGGGATCTCGATCAACTGACCCAGGTCCTGCTCAACGTCCTGCTCAATGCCATCCAGTTCAGCCGACCGAAAAGCCGAGTGCGAGTGCGGCGCGAAGAACAGGTGCTGCCCCATGGCCACTACCAGGTCATCTCCATCCTGGACGAAGGTCCCGGCATTGCCCCAGATCAGCTGGAACGAATCTTCGACCCTTTCTTCACCTCGCGTGCCGATGGCACCGGCTTGGGCCTTTCCATCGCCAGCCGGCTGATGGACGAGCACGGCGGCTACATAGACGTGGCAAATCGCCCCGAGGGCGGGGCCAGAATACAGCTGTACCTGCCAGGTCACAAGGCATGA